The proteins below come from a single Gordonia pseudamarae genomic window:
- a CDS encoding MlaD family protein produces MFLVKLIDVFVGILAFVFKSDKRAQGASAATLGTAGIITLLAIMLVAIGVPRIVYHNSTTEYTAELSNASGLTTADPVLVAGVPAGRIERISLAGDRVEVGFRLDNDQPLGDRTTAGVRLRTVLGKRYLEVVPAGSGPVGTGKTGKKNVIPLSRTTSPYSLDSLSSDAVTTSADIDVDVLRTMMTTMTKLIPDSETTSDSLNGVTAAASTITRSGNQINQLLTISQRLAAVTSQQSETMADAFSSTQALVQMLSVRHLALTRLTDNLRLILRQMATTFPNVPMAQLTTQLTAVTKTLADNAGQIDEILTQLPASVRTITDATGNGNWADVVSPSAVIPDGLLCVLGVVKGCR; encoded by the coding sequence ATGTTTCTGGTCAAACTCATCGACGTCTTCGTCGGCATTCTCGCGTTCGTCTTCAAATCCGACAAGCGCGCGCAGGGTGCGTCGGCGGCGACGCTGGGTACCGCGGGCATCATCACCCTGCTGGCGATCATGCTGGTCGCCATCGGCGTGCCCCGGATCGTCTACCACAACAGCACCACCGAGTACACCGCCGAACTGTCCAACGCGTCGGGCCTGACCACCGCGGACCCGGTCCTGGTGGCCGGCGTACCGGCCGGGCGCATCGAGCGGATCTCGCTGGCCGGTGACCGCGTCGAGGTCGGATTCCGCCTCGACAACGATCAGCCGCTGGGCGACCGGACCACCGCCGGGGTGCGGCTGCGCACCGTGCTCGGCAAGCGCTACCTCGAGGTCGTTCCCGCCGGTTCCGGCCCGGTGGGCACCGGCAAGACCGGCAAGAAGAATGTCATTCCGTTGTCGCGCACCACATCCCCGTATAGCCTCGACAGTCTGTCATCGGACGCCGTGACCACCTCCGCCGACATCGACGTCGATGTGCTTCGCACGATGATGACCACGATGACCAAGCTGATCCCCGACTCTGAGACCACCTCCGACTCGCTCAACGGGGTCACCGCGGCGGCATCGACCATCACTCGCAGCGGCAACCAGATCAATCAGCTGCTGACCATCTCCCAGCGCTTGGCGGCGGTCACATCGCAGCAGAGCGAGACGATGGCCGATGCCTTCTCCTCCACTCAGGCGCTGGTGCAGATGCTGTCGGTGCGTCATCTCGCGCTCACCCGGCTCACCGACAATCTCCGGTTGATCCTGCGGCAGATGGCAACCACGTTCCCGAACGTTCCGATGGCCCAACTGACCACCCAATTGACCGCGGTCACCAAGACCCTCGCCGACAACGCCGGTCAGATCGACGAGATCCTCACCCAGCTGCCCGCGTCGGTGCGGACCATCACCGACGCCACCGGCAACGGCAACTGGGCCGACGTGGTCTCACCGTCCGCTGTCATTCCCGATGGACTGCTCTGCGTCCTCGGCGTCGTCAAGGGGTGCAGATGA
- a CDS encoding MCE family protein has product MTRLPLSVTLKALAYVVVGIVAAVVMSNTLRVPVHGDTTVYRIQFYDAEGLTAGNPVSMSGVRIGRVDSVDLRPQKDGTALAEVKVTVASKYPLPDKVHATVRYGDMLGARYIALESTPDTPARTGNRIPVGATTAAINLTALMNGFQPLFSALDPDQANQLARGFVDTFEGRGGSVQTLLEQISTMGQNLAANGAVFTRLVSNLNALMTTVSDRSPELTELFDGLGKLSSTLIGDNGQLTTLLDSGDKAVTALADMMTAAGSDFETSLKGLTNITSAWIPQTGEFTTFLANFPTLARKLNQSGRYGGFIMLYLCNFTLEAAGLSANIFGPLHSPSCMPRSSAQQYSVPR; this is encoded by the coding sequence ATGACCAGACTCCCCCTGTCCGTCACCCTCAAGGCCCTCGCGTACGTGGTGGTCGGTATCGTCGCGGCCGTCGTCATGAGCAACACGCTGCGCGTACCCGTGCACGGTGACACCACCGTCTACCGGATCCAGTTCTACGACGCCGAAGGACTCACCGCCGGCAACCCCGTCTCCATGTCGGGGGTGCGTATCGGCCGGGTCGACTCGGTGGATCTGCGCCCGCAGAAGGACGGCACCGCACTGGCCGAGGTGAAGGTCACGGTCGCCTCGAAGTACCCGCTCCCCGACAAGGTTCACGCCACGGTCCGCTACGGTGACATGCTCGGCGCGCGTTACATCGCGCTCGAATCCACTCCCGACACCCCCGCACGGACCGGGAACCGGATCCCCGTGGGAGCCACCACCGCGGCGATCAATCTCACCGCGCTGATGAACGGCTTCCAACCGCTGTTCTCCGCCCTCGACCCGGATCAGGCCAATCAGCTCGCCCGCGGTTTCGTGGACACCTTCGAAGGCCGGGGCGGATCGGTTCAGACCCTGCTGGAACAGATCTCGACGATGGGCCAGAACCTGGCCGCCAACGGCGCCGTGTTCACCCGCCTGGTATCCAATCTCAACGCACTCATGACCACCGTCAGCGATCGCAGCCCCGAGCTCACCGAGTTGTTCGACGGCCTCGGCAAGCTCAGTTCCACGTTGATCGGCGACAACGGGCAACTGACCACGCTTCTCGACAGCGGCGACAAGGCCGTCACCGCGCTCGCGGACATGATGACCGCGGCGGGAAGCGATTTCGAGACCTCACTGAAAGGACTCACGAACATCACGTCGGCATGGATCCCGCAGACCGGGGAGTTCACCACGTTCCTGGCGAACTTTCCGACACTGGCGCGCAAACTGAATCAGTCCGGCCGCTACGGGGGATTCATCATGCTCTACCTGTGCAACTTCACCCTCGAAGCGGCCGGCCTGAGCGCCAACATCTTCGGCCCCCTGCACTCGCCGTCCTGCATGCCCAGGTCCTCGGCACAGCAGTATTCGGTACCGAGGTGA
- a CDS encoding MCE family protein — MTIMLPGRQVSKAGYILRALVATALLVAFALYMISRSTGMFADTAHVHSEIPVEAGLISPGAPVRFNGVKVGQIDSIAAGTTSSQVGMTVDRAMISSIPDNVRIRVSPRTFFGDIYIQMMPGTGKATGTLRDGADIPVDSGADAVNLYDIFTKMSNLLGEVRPEKMNVALNAVNRAIGDRGAELGLMIDDWWVASRELESTMNRFLDATPRFRAVVESLRRATPDVIKTLSSVTSISRGIIENRDQLANMMSSAAGYLESLTPFVTAQRTNLITVVESTSTILSTVGDNPDGLSATLAEADKFGAAGTVLFSSGKFNITAVPTFSQPMPYTAADCPRYGSLRGQQCFGTGTRQGVGPVRIPGTPNGTVLNPPRGDDDPGDTGSPTGTSRQDTTRENSGRANTTREGVIDGTAENKPMSNLESTVTGKPSTTGTPSAATTLMVGPMVRGMKVQVRHR; from the coding sequence ATGACCATCATGCTTCCCGGCCGCCAGGTGTCGAAGGCCGGGTACATTCTGCGGGCACTGGTAGCGACCGCCCTGCTGGTCGCCTTCGCCCTGTACATGATCTCGCGCAGCACGGGTATGTTCGCCGACACCGCGCATGTGCACAGCGAGATCCCGGTCGAGGCCGGGCTCATCTCCCCCGGCGCACCCGTCCGGTTCAACGGCGTCAAAGTGGGCCAGATTGATTCCATCGCCGCCGGCACCACCTCGTCACAGGTCGGCATGACCGTGGACAGGGCGATGATCTCGTCCATTCCCGACAACGTGCGGATACGGGTTTCGCCGCGAACATTCTTCGGCGACATCTACATTCAGATGATGCCCGGAACCGGAAAGGCCACCGGCACACTGCGCGACGGCGCCGACATCCCCGTCGACAGCGGCGCGGACGCGGTCAACCTCTACGACATCTTCACCAAGATGTCCAACCTGCTCGGCGAGGTCCGGCCCGAGAAGATGAACGTCGCCCTGAACGCGGTGAACCGGGCTATCGGCGATCGCGGCGCCGAACTCGGCCTCATGATCGACGATTGGTGGGTCGCCTCGCGCGAACTCGAATCGACGATGAACCGATTCCTCGACGCCACCCCCCGATTCCGGGCCGTGGTCGAAAGCCTGCGCCGCGCAACACCCGACGTGATCAAGACGCTGTCCTCGGTCACGTCGATCTCCCGCGGCATCATCGAGAACCGCGACCAGCTCGCGAATATGATGTCCTCGGCGGCAGGCTATCTCGAATCACTGACACCCTTCGTGACCGCCCAGCGCACAAACCTGATCACCGTCGTCGAATCGACCTCGACCATACTGTCGACGGTCGGCGACAATCCCGACGGCCTGTCGGCCACCCTGGCCGAGGCGGACAAGTTCGGTGCCGCAGGCACCGTGCTGTTCTCCTCCGGCAAGTTCAACATCACCGCCGTACCGACCTTCTCCCAGCCCATGCCGTACACGGCGGCCGATTGCCCTCGCTACGGAAGCCTGCGCGGGCAACAGTGTTTCGGCACCGGAACCCGGCAGGGCGTTGGACCGGTCCGGATACCCGGCACCCCGAACGGCACCGTCCTCAACCCGCCGCGGGGAGACGACGATCCCGGCGACACCGGGTCGCCGACCGGCACGTCCCGACAGGACACGACCCGAGAGAACTCTGGCCGAGCGAACACGACCCGGGAGGGTGTCATCGACGGCACCGCGGAGAACAAACCGATGAGCAACCTGGAATCGACGGTGACCGGCAAACCTTCGACCACCGGAACACCCAGCGCGGCAACAACCCTCATGGTGGGACCGATGGTGCGCGGCATGAAGGTGCAGGTGCGGCACCGATGA
- a CDS encoding MlaE family ABC transporter permease, translating into MSRRVEGATSAVVRLGEYVTFITRATLAIPYTLVHYRKHVLNQISEVTFGSKSLLSGGGTLGIVLAMSLAAAMMLGVETYRGLQLVGMTSLSGMLSAVANTRELAPVVVAIALAAKVGTGFTAQIGAMRISDEISALDVMAIRSIPFLATTRMIAAMVCVLPIYMIGLLSSYIATRLVVVWYNGESSGTYDYFFHLAMSPSDLLYSAIKAVFFAGIVTLVHCSYGYFASGGPEGVGQAAGRALRTSILAIGIFDVILTFGLWGLVPEIPGMGI; encoded by the coding sequence ATGTCCCGTCGGGTCGAGGGCGCCACCTCGGCGGTGGTGCGCCTGGGCGAATACGTCACCTTCATCACCCGCGCGACCCTGGCGATCCCGTACACCCTGGTCCACTACCGCAAGCACGTCCTCAACCAGATCTCCGAGGTCACCTTCGGTTCCAAGTCCCTGCTGTCGGGCGGTGGAACACTGGGTATCGTGCTGGCGATGTCGCTGGCCGCGGCGATGATGCTCGGCGTCGAAACCTACCGGGGGCTGCAACTGGTCGGCATGACATCGCTGTCGGGAATGCTGTCGGCGGTGGCCAACACCCGCGAGCTGGCACCGGTCGTCGTGGCGATCGCGCTGGCCGCGAAGGTGGGTACCGGATTCACCGCGCAGATCGGCGCGATGCGCATCTCCGACGAGATCTCCGCACTCGATGTGATGGCGATCCGCTCGATCCCGTTCCTCGCGACCACCCGCATGATCGCCGCGATGGTGTGCGTACTGCCGATCTACATGATCGGCCTGCTGTCGAGCTACATCGCCACCCGGCTGGTGGTGGTCTGGTACAACGGTGAGTCGTCGGGCACCTACGACTACTTCTTCCACCTCGCGATGAGCCCGTCGGACCTGCTGTACTCGGCGATCAAAGCGGTGTTCTTCGCTGGCATCGTGACGCTGGTGCATTGCAGCTACGGCTATTTCGCCTCGGGCGGCCCCGAAGGCGTCGGTCAGGCCGCCGGTCGTGCCCTGCGCACCTCGATCCTGGCGATCGGGATCTTCGATGTGATCCTGACCTTCGGGCTGTGGGGTCTGGTGCCCGAGATCCCGGGAATGGGGATCTGA
- a CDS encoding MlaE family ABC transporter permease, with the protein MTFDLPASKGPLRDLATEAGHTLGFALQAIGATVVAILRRRLSLSETLTQVVFIGRVSTGPALLLMIPVGVFIAVSVGELAGRIGAGGYSGAVVAFIIVGQASALVSALMMAGVAGSAICTDLGSRKIREEVDAIEVMGMNVIERLVAPRVAAGIIVSIMLCSLITVVGVGACYAYHIYVQHLPAGAFMATFSQYGRMSDFVMALVKAAVFALVSTIVACFKGLHARGGPRGVADAVNEAVVMAFALVFVFNTVFSQLYTVIVPAVGAY; encoded by the coding sequence GTGACATTCGACCTTCCGGCGTCAAAAGGTCCCCTGCGGGATCTCGCCACCGAAGCCGGTCACACGCTCGGTTTCGCACTCCAGGCGATCGGGGCAACCGTGGTCGCCATACTCCGGCGGCGGCTGTCGCTCAGCGAGACACTGACCCAGGTCGTATTCATCGGCCGGGTCAGTACAGGCCCCGCCCTGTTGCTGATGATCCCCGTCGGCGTGTTCATCGCGGTGTCGGTGGGCGAGCTCGCCGGCCGGATCGGGGCAGGTGGCTACTCGGGCGCCGTGGTCGCGTTCATCATCGTCGGGCAGGCCTCGGCGCTGGTCAGTGCGCTGATGATGGCGGGCGTGGCGGGATCGGCCATCTGCACCGACCTCGGCTCACGCAAGATCCGCGAGGAGGTCGACGCCATCGAGGTGATGGGCATGAACGTTATCGAGCGACTGGTCGCCCCGCGCGTGGCCGCCGGAATCATCGTGTCGATCATGTTGTGCTCACTGATCACGGTCGTCGGAGTGGGCGCGTGCTACGCGTATCACATCTACGTGCAACATCTTCCGGCCGGAGCGTTCATGGCCACGTTCAGCCAGTACGGCCGGATGTCGGACTTCGTGATGGCGCTGGTGAAGGCGGCGGTATTCGCGCTGGTATCGACGATCGTGGCCTGCTTCAAAGGATTACACGCCCGCGGCGGCCCACGAGGGGTGGCCGACGCGGTCAACGAAGCGGTGGTGATGGCCTTCGCGCTGGTATTCGTGTTCAATACCGTGTTCTCGCAGTTGTATACGGTGATCGTTCCCGCAGTGGGAGCGTACTGA
- a CDS encoding SRPBCC family protein: protein MSTSQIVWLVIGMVAALAVAGIIGLVVLWGTAADPGRSAVREEVTADELDRYIAHDASFAIVLTERTPLSRGEVWDRLVDIEYMSSLPMLSGPTWSGEAVVRGASPTVPEGAVRTMSGTLLSVTERVTHVEHGVELALTGTALSLPLVIHSFAERWTLTDGPRGTLIVTWAIAGSPRWVGWLPWRWAVPLMRPILGFVLRHVLRLKAFRSIR from the coding sequence ATGAGTACGTCGCAGATCGTGTGGCTGGTGATCGGGATGGTGGCGGCGCTGGCCGTCGCCGGAATCATCGGGTTGGTGGTGTTGTGGGGTACCGCGGCCGATCCCGGCAGATCAGCGGTGCGTGAGGAGGTCACCGCAGACGAACTGGACCGCTATATCGCCCACGACGCGTCGTTCGCGATAGTGCTGACCGAACGGACTCCGCTCTCGCGCGGAGAGGTATGGGACCGGCTCGTCGACATCGAGTACATGTCGAGCCTGCCGATGCTGTCCGGGCCCACGTGGAGCGGTGAGGCGGTGGTGCGGGGGGCATCACCCACTGTGCCCGAGGGTGCGGTGCGCACCATGTCGGGAACACTGCTGTCGGTGACCGAACGCGTCACCCACGTCGAACACGGGGTCGAACTCGCCCTCACCGGCACCGCGCTGTCGTTGCCGCTGGTCATCCACAGCTTCGCCGAACGCTGGACGCTGACCGACGGGCCGCGCGGCACGCTCATCGTCACCTGGGCGATAGCCGGCTCACCCCGCTGGGTCGGTTGGTTGCCCTGGCGCTGGGCCGTGCCGCTGATGCGGCCTATCCTCGGCTTCGTTCTTCGGCATGTGCTGCGCCTCAAAGCGTTCCGCTCGATCCGCTGA
- a CDS encoding PhzF family phenazine biosynthesis protein → MTRRFAQIDVFSRQPTRGNPLAVVVDADGLDDETLAAFARWTNLSETTFLLPPTHPDADYRVRIFTPGGELPFAGHPTLGSAHAWLAAGGVPKADRIVQECGVGLVSVRADAQRLAFAAPPLSRTGSVDEVIVDEVAAALGVGREEIAAAEWVVNGPDWMLLVLDSADRVQGLEPDMAALGSHKVGVVGPYLEDSEIAYEVRAFAPGIGVPEDPVTGSLNAGVAIWMRAAGRVPEQYVAAQGAAVGRAGRIHITDDGTDIWVGGDCVTVIDGTVEL, encoded by the coding sequence GTGACCAGACGATTCGCTCAGATCGATGTGTTCTCGCGGCAACCGACCCGTGGCAACCCGCTGGCCGTGGTCGTCGATGCCGACGGCCTCGATGACGAGACGCTCGCCGCGTTCGCCCGGTGGACGAACCTGTCGGAGACGACCTTTCTGTTGCCGCCGACCCACCCCGACGCCGACTACCGGGTGCGGATCTTCACCCCGGGTGGCGAACTGCCGTTCGCCGGACACCCCACGCTCGGATCGGCACATGCGTGGCTGGCCGCCGGTGGCGTGCCGAAAGCCGACCGGATCGTGCAGGAATGCGGTGTCGGTCTGGTGTCCGTCCGCGCGGACGCACAACGCCTGGCGTTCGCCGCGCCGCCGTTGAGCCGCACCGGATCCGTCGACGAGGTCATCGTCGACGAGGTCGCCGCAGCGCTCGGTGTGGGCCGTGAGGAGATCGCCGCGGCCGAATGGGTGGTCAACGGACCCGACTGGATGCTGCTGGTCCTTGATTCCGCGGACCGGGTACAGGGGCTCGAGCCCGACATGGCCGCGCTCGGCTCCCATAAGGTGGGTGTTGTCGGCCCGTACCTCGAAGACTCCGAAATCGCTTACGAAGTAAGGGCATTCGCCCCGGGTATCGGCGTACCAGAGGATCCGGTCACGGGCAGCCTCAATGCCGGTGTCGCCATATGGATGCGCGCCGCGGGCCGGGTCCCCGAGCAGTACGTGGCCGCCCAGGGTGCCGCGGTCGGCCGGGCCGGGCGTATTCACATCACCGACGACGGCACCGACATCTGGGTCGGCGGTGACTGCGTCACCGTCATCGACGGGACTGTTGAGTTGTAG
- a CDS encoding siderophore-interacting protein, with protein sequence MNAIVSRLADIVGDAILTDVQVSGVTPVAPGFIRVTLHDQGFADKRWSPGDKLQLRPYRGSLSLRTYTPIAWDNANATTQLIGWATDHGPGGRWFGEVADRDTCSVFGPRRSVELGKTGDEVVFVGDESTIGLACVVRDLRPDAPLVFEAVDPGALAAALDALGFGERVVVAKDEDRTLLLEQVREAAASRPGPVDVVAGGDAATVRAVRSSVRSWPSAPRRVHGKPYWSEGRSGLD encoded by the coding sequence ATGAACGCTATCGTCTCGCGTCTGGCAGACATCGTCGGCGACGCGATCCTGACAGATGTCCAGGTGTCCGGCGTGACGCCGGTTGCGCCCGGGTTCATTCGGGTCACGCTGCATGATCAGGGTTTCGCCGACAAGCGATGGTCGCCCGGCGACAAACTGCAACTCCGGCCGTACCGTGGCAGCCTGTCACTGCGCACCTATACGCCGATCGCGTGGGACAACGCGAACGCCACCACGCAACTGATCGGCTGGGCCACCGATCACGGGCCCGGTGGCCGGTGGTTCGGGGAGGTCGCCGATCGCGATACCTGCTCGGTGTTCGGGCCGCGCCGGTCGGTGGAACTCGGCAAGACCGGCGACGAGGTGGTGTTCGTCGGTGACGAATCCACCATCGGTCTCGCCTGCGTCGTCCGGGACCTTCGACCCGATGCGCCGTTGGTTTTCGAGGCCGTCGACCCGGGGGCACTGGCCGCCGCACTCGATGCGCTCGGCTTCGGTGAGCGCGTCGTCGTCGCCAAGGATGAGGATCGGACCCTGCTCCTGGAACAGGTCCGAGAAGCCGCGGCAAGCCGCCCCGGGCCGGTCGATGTGGTCGCCGGCGGCGACGCCGCAACCGTCCGCGCAGTCCGGAGTAGCGTTCGGAGCTGGCCGAGCGCGCCGCGCCGCGTCCACGGAAAGCCGTATTGGTCCGAGGGGCGGTCGGGGCTGGACTAG
- a CDS encoding nuclear transport factor 2 family protein: MALDTPRDIVARYHRGWTTGDIEAAMTVVHDDITCCAPGFDIHGKDTYRSFIGGFAPTLTGIGDIAEFADGERVALFYYPQTAATSTTPAAELFTVRHGTIVQSILIFDRMSYLPAQPDS, encoded by the coding sequence ATGGCACTCGACACTCCCCGCGACATCGTCGCGCGGTACCACCGAGGATGGACCACCGGCGACATCGAGGCCGCGATGACTGTTGTACACGACGACATCACCTGCTGTGCACCAGGTTTCGATATCCACGGAAAGGACACCTACCGATCGTTCATCGGCGGTTTCGCACCCACCCTGACAGGAATCGGGGATATCGCAGAATTCGCGGACGGCGAGCGGGTGGCGCTGTTCTACTACCCACAGACCGCCGCGACATCGACCACACCGGCGGCGGAGCTGTTCACGGTACGTCACGGAACGATCGTGCAGAGCATCCTGATCTTCGACCGTATGTCTTACCTACCGGCACAGCCGGACTCGTAG
- a CDS encoding winged helix-turn-helix transcriptional regulator yields the protein MRSYGQYCGLARSLEIVGDRWNLLIVRELLISPARYRDLAQGLPGIATNMLADRLRDLETAGVVERRLAGEGSVVDYALTPWGAELREPLEGLIRWSTPLMVQGPKAGDVFRPEWLALAVPALLETRATVRSAVTVGLDIGDARFELRATPSGFSVSKRDDLSGDATIRGQAHYILGLAAGALTIDDAKALELIEIDGDESAVRMVFRS from the coding sequence ATGCGTAGTTACGGGCAGTACTGTGGCCTGGCCCGGTCACTCGAGATCGTCGGTGACCGGTGGAATCTGCTGATCGTCCGGGAACTCCTCATCTCGCCGGCACGGTATCGCGATCTGGCGCAAGGCTTGCCGGGCATCGCGACCAACATGCTCGCCGACCGGCTTCGGGACCTGGAGACCGCCGGAGTGGTCGAGCGCCGACTCGCCGGCGAGGGCAGCGTCGTCGACTACGCCCTCACACCGTGGGGAGCCGAACTCCGCGAACCGCTGGAGGGGCTGATTCGCTGGTCCACGCCGCTGATGGTCCAGGGGCCGAAAGCCGGCGACGTGTTCCGCCCGGAATGGCTGGCGCTGGCGGTGCCCGCACTTCTCGAAACCCGTGCCACGGTGCGCTCGGCGGTGACAGTGGGTCTGGACATCGGCGATGCCCGGTTCGAGTTGCGGGCCACTCCGTCGGGGTTCTCGGTGTCGAAGCGGGATGATCTGTCGGGCGATGCCACGATCCGCGGTCAGGCGCACTACATCCTCGGTCTCGCAGCCGGTGCGCTGACGATAGACGACGCGAAGGCCCTGGAACTCATCGAGATCGACGGCGACGAGTCCGCGGTGCGGATGGTGTTCCGGTCCTGA
- a CDS encoding TatD family hydrolase, whose translation MSVSEAPTETESNKAARRRLRKQPPPDPTPLAGLIDAHTHLAACGGRDPESVRSIVDHAASVGVAAVVTVADDIVDARWAHRAAQWDERVYAAVAIHPTHAGELDDATRAEIETMAADDRVVAVGETGLDYYWIGKSESCATREQQYEAFAWHIDLAKRLGKPLMIHNRDADADLLDVLAAEGAPEAVIMHCFSGDRNVARECVDRGYLLSFSGTVTFANSTELRAAAELVPDDQLLVETDAPFLTPHPYRGQPNQSYCLPYTARHIARTRDVDEVELAAIVGANARRVYNIPLR comes from the coding sequence GTGTCCGTGAGTGAGGCCCCGACCGAGACCGAGAGCAACAAGGCGGCGCGCAGGCGGCTGCGCAAACAGCCGCCGCCGGATCCCACGCCGCTGGCGGGACTGATCGACGCGCACACGCACCTGGCCGCGTGCGGCGGCCGCGATCCCGAATCGGTGCGGTCCATCGTCGACCACGCCGCGTCGGTGGGGGTGGCGGCGGTGGTGACGGTCGCCGATGACATCGTCGACGCCCGCTGGGCGCACCGGGCGGCGCAGTGGGACGAGCGGGTGTACGCGGCGGTCGCGATCCATCCGACCCACGCCGGTGAACTCGATGACGCCACGCGCGCCGAGATCGAGACGATGGCCGCCGACGATCGGGTCGTCGCGGTGGGTGAGACCGGGCTGGATTACTACTGGATCGGCAAGTCCGAATCGTGTGCCACGAGGGAACAGCAGTATGAGGCGTTCGCGTGGCATATCGACCTCGCCAAGCGGCTGGGCAAGCCGCTGATGATCCACAACCGCGATGCCGACGCCGATCTGCTGGATGTGCTGGCGGCCGAGGGTGCCCCCGAGGCCGTGATCATGCATTGCTTCTCCGGTGACCGAAACGTTGCACGCGAATGTGTCGACCGCGGGTATCTGTTGAGTTTCTCCGGGACTGTGACGTTCGCCAACTCCACGGAATTGCGTGCGGCGGCAGAGTTGGTGCCCGACGATCAGCTTCTGGTGGAGACCGATGCGCCGTTCCTGACCCCGCATCCCTACCGTGGCCAGCCAAATCAGTCGTATTGCCTGCCGTACACCGCACGTCACATCGCGCGGACCCGAGACGTCGACGAGGTCGAACTCGCGGCGATCGTGGGTGCCAATGCCCGCCGGGTTTACAACATACCTTTGCGCTGA
- a CDS encoding resuscitation-promoting factor: MSVLLHIHKSDSKAARVATGAALLTVMAGGVVGVTSHKDITLAVDGKTKQISTMAFSVDRVLRDQGYKPSGADRVEPGLGSRLKQGQTIVFNRHKTLTLNIDGKQSTIETTGTTVQQILSENGLTNVVARPQNFGADSVPLTGGLVEVTLPKRIRITDGTTSYRTNVAARTVAEVLNGTGKPLGDLDKVKPAADTPVTPGMKIVVTRVRTEMSTVTERFTADPITKDDPTLVKNRKVVEKRGIPGKNEVTYRLTIVNGKVTDREQISSKTVTEPVPATVRVGTKAGAPYVPAGSVWDQLAQCEATGNWAINTGNGFFGGVQFDQNTWERWGGLEYAPRADLATREEQIAIASKTQAAQGWGAWPSCSSRLGLR, encoded by the coding sequence GTGTCTGTTCTGCTCCACATCCACAAGTCCGATTCCAAAGCAGCACGCGTGGCCACCGGTGCCGCGCTGCTCACGGTGATGGCGGGCGGCGTCGTGGGCGTCACCTCGCACAAGGACATCACGCTCGCCGTCGACGGCAAGACCAAGCAGATCTCGACCATGGCGTTCTCCGTCGACCGCGTCCTGCGTGATCAGGGCTACAAGCCATCCGGCGCCGACAGGGTGGAGCCCGGACTCGGTTCGCGACTCAAACAGGGCCAGACCATCGTGTTCAACCGGCACAAGACGCTCACGCTCAACATCGATGGCAAGCAGTCGACCATCGAGACCACCGGCACCACTGTGCAGCAGATCCTCAGTGAGAACGGATTGACGAACGTCGTGGCACGCCCGCAGAACTTCGGCGCCGACAGCGTCCCGCTCACCGGCGGTCTGGTGGAGGTGACACTGCCCAAGAGGATCCGCATCACCGACGGCACCACCAGCTACCGCACCAACGTCGCCGCGCGCACCGTGGCCGAGGTTCTCAATGGCACCGGAAAGCCGCTCGGTGACCTGGACAAGGTCAAACCCGCCGCCGACACCCCGGTCACCCCGGGTATGAAGATCGTCGTCACCCGGGTCCGCACCGAGATGTCGACGGTCACCGAGAGGTTCACCGCCGATCCGATCACCAAGGACGACCCCACCCTGGTCAAGAACCGCAAGGTCGTGGAGAAGCGCGGCATACCGGGTAAGAACGAGGTCACCTACCGTCTGACCATCGTCAACGGCAAGGTGACCGACCGCGAGCAGATCAGTTCCAAGACCGTCACCGAGCCGGTGCCGGCGACCGTGCGGGTGGGCACCAAGGCGGGAGCGCCGTATGTGCCGGCCGGTTCGGTCTGGGATCAGCTCGCACAGTGCGAGGCCACCGGCAACTGGGCCATCAACACCGGCAACGGCTTCTTCGGTGGCGTACAGTTCGACCAGAACACCTGGGAACGCTGGGGCGGCCTTGAATACGCCCCGCGCGCCGACCTGGCAACCCGTGAGGAGCAGATCGCCATCGCAAGCAAGACACAGGCCGCTCAGGGCTGGGGTGCGTGGCCGTCCTGCTCATCCCGGCTGGGCCTGCGCTGA